The following coding sequences lie in one Rutidosis leptorrhynchoides isolate AG116_Rl617_1_P2 chromosome 6, CSIRO_AGI_Rlap_v1, whole genome shotgun sequence genomic window:
- the LOC139852487 gene encoding chitinase-like protein 1, whose amino-acid sequence METKHTCLLLITLMFMIISIVDADTSPILVKKVKGKKVCDQGWECKGWSEYCCNLTISQYFDYYQFENLFSKRNTPVAHAVGFWDFKSFIIASTVYQPIGFGTTGNKTTQMLEMAAFLAHVGSQTSCGYGVATGGPTAWGLCYNKEMSPMQDYCDESYKYTYPCAPGALYFGRGALPVFWNFNYGYLGDMLKVDLLHHPEYLEQNATLAFQAAMFQWMTPLKKGQPSPHDCMVGTFKPTKNDTLSKRLPGFGCTMNVLYGERTCGQGDIDDMNTIITHYLYYIDLMGGSRDQAGPHDVLTCAEQKAFNPSTKKSTASS is encoded by the exons ATGGAGACGAAACACACGTGTCTTTTGCTGATAACTTTAATGTTTATGATCATTTCAATTGTTGATGCTGACACATCACCTATATTGGTGAAAAAAGTTAAGGGAAAAAAAGTTTGCGATCAAGGTTGGGAATGTAAAGGGTGGTCAGAGTATTGTTGCAACCTTACAATATCACAGTATTTTGATTATTACCAATTCGAGAATCTTTTCTCAAAAAGGAATACACCGGTGGCACATGCTGTCGGTTTTTGGGATTTTAAATCTTTTATCATTGCCTCAACTGTTTACCAGCCCATCGGGTTTGGTACCACAGGCAACAAGACAACACAAATGTTGGAGATGgctgcttttcttgctcatgttggAAGTCAAACTTCGT GTGGATATGGAGTAGCAACCGGAGGACCTACGGCATGGGGTTTATGCTACAACAAAGAAATGAGTCCTATGCAAGACTATTGTGACGAAAGCTACAAATACACTTACCCTTGTGCCCCTGGAGCCCTCTATTTCGGTCGTGGTGCTTTACCCGTCTTTTG GAATTTCAATTACGGATACCTCGGTGATATGTTGAAGGTTGATCTCTTACACCATCCCGAATACCTTGAACAAAACGCAACTTTAGCCTTCCAAGCCGCAATGTTTCAATGGATGACTCCATTGAAAAAGGGTCAACCGTCACCTCATGATTGCATGGTTGGGACCTTTAAGCCGACCAAAAACGACACTTTGTCCAAAAGGTTACCAGGATTTGGGTGCACCATGAACGTCCTTTATGGTGAACGTACATGTGGCCAGGGTGATATCGATGATATGAACACCATCATTACACATTACTTGTATTATATTGATTTGATGGGTGGTAGCCGAGACCAAGCCGGGCCCCATGACGTGCTTACGTGTGCTGAACAGAAAGCATTTAACCCGTCAACTAAGAAATCAACGGCTTCGAGTTAA